The Myroides fluvii region AAACGGTCTAAATGAAACACCTTCAATAAAGGCGTGCGCTCAACTCCTTCTGGCAAGGGCAAATCACCCGCTTGACTGATATAATTCAATGGGCTTGGATCGGTATACAATAAGTTAAAGCGGAATTTATCTTGAGAGATATTCATTGCATTGGGAATCTGATAAATATTTTTCATCATCAAATTCCACACAGGCGCACTTGTCAGAGTCAAAGAACTCTTCAACATTTTCACCACTAGAGCCTGCGCTAAAGGCACTTGAGCATCTGGATCTGTTTGTCCTGGAATATTTGTCTCTACATTTGAACTCCCCCCATCTGTTCCAAATTCCCCCACTTGATACACCTTATCTCCAATGGTATACTGGAAAGCTACGGCAAGTACTTCGTCATTGGACAAGCGTTGTTGAAGAGAGATATACCCCAATTGAGGATGAAAAGTAAACTCATTCGGACTCAATTTTCTCGCACTTTCTAAACGGGCATAATCCAATCCCTCTTGAACATTATTTGTAAATCCACTTCCGCCAATTCCCGGAGTTCGGATAGAGGTCGTCAAGTAGTTACTTCCTATTTTTCCAGGATCGTACTGGTTATTTTTATTATCCGTTGGAGCATCCAGCGTTTTATTCAACACAAAAAGTGCAGGATCTACACGCGGAGAAAAAATCTTCTCGGATTTGACATTGCGCAAAAACCCCTCTCCTAGATCTTGAATAGCCACGATATTTCTCAGGTTATTATTGGTTTGACTCACGCGATTATAGCGATTTGTCACCCAAACTTCCACCCGGGTAATACGCACCCTAGAATTGATATAGGGATAATTCTTTAATGCTTCGTCGTATTTGCTTCTAAAATATTGAGACAAGAAGAAATGGCGATCTTCATCATAATCTAAGGCGTACAATTCGAATTCTTCCAACATACCTCCTCCTTCAGCATTCACAGAAGTTGTTTGTGATTTTTGTTCAGAAAAAATTCCTGTTATTGTCGTTTTACCAAATTTAAGTTCTGTCTTAACCCCAAATAAACTTTGTGCTCCACGAATTAGTGAACCACTAATAGGCATACTCACGTTACCTACTTCAACTTTTTGGACGATATCATCTTCATCTGGCGCATACTCCAACTTCATGATGTTTTGAAAATCAAAGCTTGCTTGTGTGTCGTAATTAGCATTGACTGCCAATCGCGTTCCGACCATCCCTTGCAATCCCATACTAATACGTTGATCAAAATCGAACGTAGTTGATTTTCTATTGCGGCTAGACATCAAGGGGTTTTCTTGTTTGGTATGGCGAATTCCCATATCAAATTCAACGGATCCAGAAGGCCTTACGTCAATCTCATTGGATCCAAATATGCCGGAAAATAATTTAGAATTGACATAGTAACGCGGCAACATATCACGCTGAGCTGCTGGATCATCTAATGTTCCATTTACCGCATTGAATTTTTGAGCAAAATAACGACGCATTTCGGCACGCATCAAGATCTTTTCATATTCTTGACGTGACAAAATAAGCGGTAGACTCAAGTTGAAATCACTTACTACTTTCGTGTAGTAATATTGATCCGTTAATGGATCATAACTATACGATTCCTTGATAATTTCAGGATCAGGCAATGCAATATTACCTAAATCATAAGCTGGCTGTGTAATCGAATCATTGGCTTGATTCAACGGGGTGTTTTGTGCAAGTCCACTCCAGGTGGTGCACAGCATAAAAAGCAAACACAAGGCCAACTTTCGGTGAAAAAAAAAGAAATCTCCCAAGACTTACAACTTTTTTAATGCTTGTTTAATAATATCTTCTACTGAGGCTTCTGGATTTGCTTTTAAAATTGCATCTACCACTTTTTCTGCTGTTTTACGTACAAAACCAAGTACCTCTAAAGCAGATAACGCTTCATCGGCATTTGTATTGTTAATGGTAGGTAAAACTTCATCTATATTGTAAAGTTTCAATACTTTTTCCTGTAAGTCTAAAATAATTCGTTGAGCCGTTTTAGCTCCAATCCCTTTAATTCGCTGAATGCTCTTTGCATCTGCATTGGCAATCATCTGCAATAATTCTTTGGGCGTTGTAGAAGATAAAATATTGCGAGCGGTGTTTCCACCCACTCCTGATACTGAAATCAAAAGCTTAAAAAGTTCACGCTCTACTTTATCGATAAATCCGAATAAGGTATGCGCATCGTCTTTGATTTGAAGAAACGTATATAGCTTTAGGTTTTCACTAGTACCAATAAGCGAATACGTATAAAGTGATATATTTATTTGATAACCTACACCGTGGCAATCCACAATTACTTCTGTAGGTGTTTTTTCAATTAATCTTCCTTGAATCTGCGCAATCATAGTCTCTAATTTTCATCAAAAATAGTAAATAATTTTAACTATTTACTAACATAATGAAGCACAGACCAAGGAAGAATTTTATTTTGGTTTTTTATTTTTTCTTTCGGCTCTCTCTTACTTGAGCATCCACAACTGCAACAGCGGTCATATTTACCATTTCATCTACACTCGCTCCTAATTGGAAGATGTGAACCGCCTTCTCTAGCCCCATAATGATTGGGCCAATAGAAGTGGCTTTATTCAATTCTTTCAACATTTTATACGTGATATTCGCTGAGTCTAAATTTGGGAACACCAAAGTATTAACCTTTTTATTAACCAATTTAGAGAAGGGAAACTTCGAATTTAACATTTCATTATTCAAAGCAAAGTCCATTTGAATTTCACCATCAACAACCATATCTGGGTAATTTTCGTGTAAAATCTTGACTGCTTCTTTTACTTTTGTTGGAGAAGCATGTTCAGCAGAACCAAAGTTTGTATAAGACAACATCGCAATCACAGGATCTAAACCAAACATTTTTACTGTTTTCTCCACCATTACAGCGATTTTAGCTAATTCTTCTGCGGTTGGATTTGGGTTAATCGCTGTATCCGCTAAAAACATTGGCCCTCTTTTGGTCATCATTAAGTTAGCTGTGGCAATTTTACCCACACCTTGTGCTCTTGGAATCAACTCTAAAATTGGTTTTACCACGGTAGGATAGCTACGAGAATATCCTGTTAACAACACATCCGCTTGCCCTGTATTGACCAACATTGCTGCAAAATAATTACGTTCACGCATCAATTTTGACGCTTCGTACTGCGTAATTCCCTTGCGCTGTCTTGTTTTCCAATATAAATCAGCAAACTCAGCTCTTCTTTCTTTTTCTGATTCATCCTTAGGATCGATGATTTCAACATCCGCATGAAAATCGATTTCTTTTTTCAATTCTAGGATTGTTTCTTTATCTCCAAGTAAAATTGGCGTTGCAATTCCCTCTTCGTAAGCAATCTGTGCAGCTTTCAACACATCAAGGTGATCTGCCTCTGCATACACTACGCGTTTTGAATCAATTTTAGCGCGGTTAAACAACATACGAACCAATTTATTATCGGACCCCATGCGCTCTTCTAACTCTTGCTTGTATTTATCCCAATCTGTAATTGGCGCTTCTGCTAATCCAGACTCCATTGCTGCTTTCGCTACAGCTGGCGGAACGACAGAAATTAGACGTGGATCGAATGGTTTTGGAATGATATACTCCCGACCGAAACTCAGTTTAGTTTCTCCGTAAGCGATATTAACTTGCTCTGGCACTGGCTCTTTTGCTAACTTAGCTAAAGCAATAACCGCGGCCATTTTCATCTCTTCGTTGATTTTTGTTGAACGAACGTCTAACGCTCCTCTAAAGATGTAAGGGAATCCCAGTACGTTATTCACTTGGTTAGGATAATCGGATCTACCGGTTGCCATAATTACATCTTTACGCGTTTGAACCGCTAAATTGTAATCTATTTCTGGTTTTGGATTAGCCATGGCGAATACGATTGGATTTTCAGCCATACCCAGTAACATTTCTGCCGTTACAACATCGGCAGTAGAAAGACCGATGAATACATCACTTCCCTTCATTGCATCTAGCAAGGAAATATCCTTATCTACAGCAAACTCGCGTTGCATATCTGAAATACGATCATCGTTTTTCTTCAGGACTCCTTTACTGTTGAACATCAAGATATTTTCTTGTTTCACACCAAAAGCAACGTATAAATTAGCACAAGCAATAGCTGCAGATCCCGCTCCAGAAACCACCATTTTCACTTCATCAATCTTCTTTCCTGCTAATTCTAAAGCATTTAACAAAGCTGCGGCAGAGATAATTGCAGTTCCATGTTGGTCATCGTGCATTACAGGAATATTCAATTCCTCTTTTAGGCGTCTTTCAATTTCGAAAGATTCCGGTGCTTTGATGTCTTCTAAGTTAATTCCTCCAAAAGTTGGAGCAATATTTTTTACTGTCTCAATAAATGCATCAATATCCGTCGTATCCACTTCAATGTCAAAAACATCGATATCCGCAAAAATCTTAAACAAAAGACCTTTTCCTTCCATCACAGGTTTGGATGCTTCAGGACCGATATTCCCCAATCCTAAAACGGCAGTACCATTGGATATCACAGCCACTAAGTTTCCTTTTGCTGTATATTTATAAACGTTATTTACATCTTTTGCAATTTCTAAACAAGGCTCTGCTACTCCTGGTGAGTAAGCCAATGCTAAATCTCTTTGAGAAGAGTATTTTTTTGTAGGTACTACTTGAATTTTTCCAGGTGTTGGTTTTGCGTGATATAACAACGCTTCCCTACGTAAGCTTTCTTTATTCATAAAAAAAATTTTAACCGAATAAACAAAGTTACCTCTTTTTAAAGATAATTTAATGTTAGAATTTTAATCCTTTAAAAATTTAATATTCCGCACTAATCCTGTATACTTTGTTCTTTTTACTGCGGATTTCTTAAAAATATCATTAAAAACCTCATTTGTAAGTTCCTCCCACTCATTCTTGGAATAGTTCATTAACGCCTCATTAGGAGTAAATCGAGGTTCGCTGTGTGGTTTGGCAAAGCGATTCCACGGGCAAACGTCTTGACAGACGTCACAACCGTACATCCAATTGTCAAATTGACCGGCAACTGCAGTAGGAATATCGTCTTTCAATTCAATAGTAAAATAAGAAATACACTTCGATCCGTTAACGATATAAGCGCTTTCAATAGCACCAGTAGGGCAAGCATCAATACAACGGGTACACTTACCGCAATGATCCGTAGTTGCACCATCTGGTTCCAGTTCCAAATCGATAATTAACTCAGCGATAAAGAAGAAAGAACCTACTTGCTTGGAAATTAGATTACTGTTCTTTCCCACCCAACCTAGACCACTTTTCGCAGCCCAAGCCTTATCTAAAACTGGTGCTGAATCAACAAAAGCGCGTCCATCGACAGCGCCGATATTTTCTTCAATAAAGTAGAGAAGTTCTTTTAATTTATCTTTAACTACGTAGTGATAATCTTCGCCATAGGCATATTTTGAAATCTTATACCCTTCTTCCGTTTGTTTTTGTTCAGGATAATAATTAAACAAAAGCGAAACCACACTCTTGGCACCTTCTACCAATAACGTTGGGTTTAATCTTTTATCAAAATGATTCTCCATGTATTGCATGCTTCCATGCATACTGGCCTTAAGCCATTGCTCCAAACGAGGTGCTTCTTCTTCTAGAAAACCTGCTTGCGAAATACCACAAGACATAAAACCCAAACGCTTAGCTTCGGCTTTGATGAGCTCGGCATAGTGGGATTTTTTGTCCATCTGTTACTACAAATCAAATAATCCACCTACGGATTTCGAACGTCCGAGGTGTTTAAACGCCAATTCAGTAGCTTCACGACCCCGAGGTGTACGAATAATAAACCCTTCTTGGATCAAATAAGGCTCATATACTTCTTCTAGGGTTTCTGCATTCTCTGAAACAGCAGTTGCTAATGTAGACAACCCTACTGGACCTCCTTTGAACTTATCGATGATTGTCGATAGGATTTTGTTGTCCATTTCATCTAACCCTCTAGCATCGACATGAAGCGCATTTAAGGCATATTTCGAGATTTCGATATCAATGCTACCATTGCCTTTAATTTGTGCAAAATCGCGCACTCTACGCAATAATGCGTTAGCGATACGCGGTGTACCGCGACTTCTACCAGCAATTTCGATAGCTGCTTCTAAATCGATCGGCACGTTTAAAATAGAAGCACTGCGTTCGATAATCGTTGCTAATAATTCTTTTGAATAGTATTGAAGGCGACTTTGTATTCCAAAACGCGCACGCATCGGTGCGGTTAATAAACCTGAACGCGTCGTTGCACCGACTAAAGTAAATGGATTTAGATGGATTTGAACCGAACGCGCATTGGGGCCAGATTCAATCATAATATCAATTTTAAAGTCTTCCATTGCCGAATATAAATACTCTTCTACAATGGGGCTCAAACGGTGAATTTCATCAATAAACAAGACGTCTCTTTCTTCAAGATTCGTCAATAGACCCGCCAAATCTCCAGGTTTATCCAAAACAGGACCTGAAGTAATCTTAATTCCAACATTCAACTCATTAGCCAAAATATTCGCCAATGTGGTTTTACCCAAACCTGGAGGACCGTGAAACAAGGTATGATCCAAAGCTTCGCCTCGTTGGTTTGCAGCTGCTACAAATATTTTAAGGTTTTCCAAAACACCATCCTGCCCTGCAAAATCGTCAAATGATAGGGGTCTTAGTTTTTTTTCAACATCAAATTCCTCTTGGTTGAAATGTTGGGTGGTAGGATCTAAATGCTCATTCATACAACAAAGATAAATCAAAAAAAGGGATACAAAAAAACGCCATTCAAAAATGAATGGCGTTTTCTGTATCTAAACTAAATAATTCTAGTGGTGTAATTGCTCCTCACCTTCCATATAAGGCATTGTTTGAGGTGCATAATCTTCTGGTAATCCAGGTTTACTATAGTCATAAGGCCATCTGTAAACAACTGGTAATTCACCAGGCCAGTTTCCGTGGATGTGTTCTACTGGAGTAGTCCACTCTAAACTGTTTGATCTCCAAGGGTTTTGAGGCGCTTTCTTACCGTAGAAAATACTAACGAAGAAGTTCCATAAGAACACCAATTGGAATGCCGATCCTACCAAAGCAAACACTGTAATTAATACGTTCACATCATAGAACTCGTCAAATAATGGGAAAGCTGTGTTTGAGTAGTAACGACGTGGTAGACCTGCTAATCCGATGAAGTGCATTGGGAAGAATACTCCGTACGCACAAACAGCAGTTACCCAGAAGTGAATATAACCTAAGTTTTTATTCATCATTCGTCCGAACATTTTAGGGAACCAGTGGTAGATACCTGCAAACATTCCGTAAAGAGCAGAAATACCCATTACTAAGTGGAAGTGAGCAATAACGAAGTACGTATCGTGAACGTTGATATCTAAGGTTGAATCTCCTAAAATAATACCTGTTAAACCTCCTGTGATGAATGTCGAAACGAATCCAATACAGAATAACATCGCAGGGTTCATTTGGATATTACCAGACCAAATTGTCGTGATGTAGTTGAACGCTTTTACTGCAGATGGAATTGCAATCAATAATGTTGTGAACGTAAACACAGATCCCAAGAACGGGTTCATTCCCGAAACGAACATGTGGTGTCCCCAAACGATTGTTGACAAGAAAGCAATACCTAAGATTGAAGCAATCATCGCACGGTATCCAAAGATTGGTTTACGAGCAGAAGTTGCGATAATTTCAGATGTAATACCCATCGCTGGTAAGATTACAATGTAAACCTCAGGGTGACCTAAGAACCAGAATAAGTGTTCATATAATACTGGTGATCCTCCTTGGTAATGTAATACTTCACCTGCTAAATAAATATCAGATAAGAAGAATGAAGTACCAAAACTTCTATCGAAGATCAATAATAAAGCCGCTGATAAAAGAACTGGGAAAGATACGATACCGATAATAGCAGTAACGAATAAAGCCCAAATTGTCAAAGGCATTCTAGTCATTGTCATCCCTTTTGTTCTCAAGTTAACTACAGTTGCTACGTAGTTTAATGATCCCATTGTAGAAGAAACGATGAAGATAGCCATAGAGATTAACCAAAGGGTCATCCCTGAACCAGAACCTGGAATGGCTTGTGGCAATGCACTCAATGGAGGATAGATTGTCCATCCAGAAGAAGCAGGCCCACCTTCTACGAATAATGAAATAACCATTAATACAGCAGAAACAAAGAAGAACCAGTATGACAACATGTTCATAAAACCTGAAGCCATATCACGTGCTCCAATTTGCAATGGAATAAGTAAGTTCGAGAACGTACCACTTAATCCAGCAGTCAATACGAAGAATACCATAATCGTTCCGTGCATTGTTACCAAAGCAAGGTAGATATCATTTCGCATCACTCCATCAGGAGCCATTTTATCTCCTAATAACCATTTGAATACTTGAAAAGATTCTTCTGGCCACGCGATTTGCATTCTAAATAAAAGGGACATTACAATCCCAATGATTCCCATAATAATACCTGTGATCAAGTATTGTTTAGCAATCATTTTATGATCTAAACTAAATACGTATTTAGTAAAGAAATTTCCTTTATCGTGATGATCGTGATCGTGATCATTAATTATTTCGTGTCCTATTGCTGACATAGTATAAGTTTTAATTAAATACGTGAATTATTGTACTACTTGAGCGATAGCTTCAGTTTCAGCTGCTTCTGTAACAACTTCAGTTTCTACAGGAGCTGTAACTTCTTCCTCTTTAGCACCATTTTCAGCAGCTACTTGTTCTGCTAAAGTTGGTAACTCTTTTAACCAAGCCTTGAATTCTTCTTCTTTTGAAACTACAACTTTAATTTGCATATTGTAGTGTGAAGCTCCACAAATTTTGTTACACAATAATAAGTAATCAAATGTATATGGATCCAAAGGTTCATGACCTCCAGCTACTAATTCTTGACTTCTTTCCGCTCTAATATTATTAATATTATTCACTTTACTTACAATTCCTTCACGCGTTCTCATATCTTCAGTTGTAACACTAGGTACAAAAGCGAATTGAGTAACCATACCTGGAACACAGTTCATTTGTGCTCTGAAGTGAGGTAAATAAGCCGAGTGTAAAACGTCTTGAGATCTAAATTTTAAAACAACTTTCTTTCCAACAGGTAAGTGAAGTTCTTTCGCCATTTTGTCATCTTGTGCGTTAGGGTCAGCCATATCCACACCTACTACGTTTATACCTTTAATAAAACGCACGTTAGCTTTTCCTAATGTATTGTCTTCACCAGAATAGCGTACATCCCATCCGAACTGCTTTGCATACACTTCGATATTGATTACTTCTTCTTCTTGATCCACAAACATAATATCATTCCAAGCAAATAATCCATAAAGGATCAAACCGGTTAAAGTAATTGTTGGGATGATTGTCCAAGCTGCTTCTAACTTATCATTATCAGAGAAATATCTCGCTTTTCTTCCTTTTACTCCACGTCCTTTGAATGCAAAGTAGTGCAATAAAAACTGAGTAACGATCTGAACGAAGAAAATTAATCCCATTGAAATCCACATTAGATTGTCAACCGTTTTTCCGTGTTCTGATGCTGAATCACTCATTAAAGGAAAACTTCCATATTCTACTAAACAAAAGATTGTGAATACGTAGATGAAAGCTAAGAAAGCGAAAGTAATATAACCGTGTACATTATTATCTTTTTCGTTAGCTACTTGAGATGAATAGTCATTTGGGCCTGATCCTACTTGCGTTAGATCAAATATTTTAGTCAATTGCCAAATTGCAATTCCCAACAAAACAACTATCGCTACTATTAATAAACTAGTCATTGGTTTATTTTTAATTATTAATAATGAAAATGTTTACTCTCTTCAATTAACGGGTTGTTCTTAGCTAATAAAGGTGCTTTAGAAATAGCTGTAAATCCAACATAGATAAATAATCCGATGAAGAACATCAATGCAGCAATTTCAGGAACGCCGATAAACCAAGATCCACCC contains the following coding sequences:
- a CDS encoding NADP-dependent malic enzyme, whose amino-acid sequence is MNKESLRREALLYHAKPTPGKIQVVPTKKYSSQRDLALAYSPGVAEPCLEIAKDVNNVYKYTAKGNLVAVISNGTAVLGLGNIGPEASKPVMEGKGLLFKIFADIDVFDIEVDTTDIDAFIETVKNIAPTFGGINLEDIKAPESFEIERRLKEELNIPVMHDDQHGTAIISAAALLNALELAGKKIDEVKMVVSGAGSAAIACANLYVAFGVKQENILMFNSKGVLKKNDDRISDMQREFAVDKDISLLDAMKGSDVFIGLSTADVVTAEMLLGMAENPIVFAMANPKPEIDYNLAVQTRKDVIMATGRSDYPNQVNNVLGFPYIFRGALDVRSTKINEEMKMAAVIALAKLAKEPVPEQVNIAYGETKLSFGREYIIPKPFDPRLISVVPPAVAKAAMESGLAEAPITDWDKYKQELEERMGSDNKLVRMLFNRAKIDSKRVVYAEADHLDVLKAAQIAYEEGIATPILLGDKETILELKKEIDFHADVEIIDPKDESEKERRAEFADLYWKTRQRKGITQYEASKLMRERNYFAAMLVNTGQADVLLTGYSRSYPTVVKPILELIPRAQGVGKIATANLMMTKRGPMFLADTAINPNPTAEELAKIAVMVEKTVKMFGLDPVIAMLSYTNFGSAEHASPTKVKEAVKILHENYPDMVVDGEIQMDFALNNEMLNSKFPFSKLVNKKVNTLVFPNLDSANITYKMLKELNKATSIGPIIMGLEKAVHIFQLGASVDEMVNMTAVAVVDAQVRESRKKK
- the queG gene encoding tRNA epoxyqueuosine(34) reductase QueG encodes the protein MDKKSHYAELIKAEAKRLGFMSCGISQAGFLEEEAPRLEQWLKASMHGSMQYMENHFDKRLNPTLLVEGAKSVVSLLFNYYPEQKQTEEGYKISKYAYGEDYHYVVKDKLKELLYFIEENIGAVDGRAFVDSAPVLDKAWAAKSGLGWVGKNSNLISKQVGSFFFIAELIIDLELEPDGATTDHCGKCTRCIDACPTGAIESAYIVNGSKCISYFTIELKDDIPTAVAGQFDNWMYGCDVCQDVCPWNRFAKPHSEPRFTPNEALMNYSKNEWEELTNEVFNDIFKKSAVKRTKYTGLVRNIKFLKD
- a CDS encoding cytochrome c oxidase subunit I, with protein sequence MSAIGHEIINDHDHDHHDKGNFFTKYVFSLDHKMIAKQYLITGIIMGIIGIVMSLLFRMQIAWPEESFQVFKWLLGDKMAPDGVMRNDIYLALVTMHGTIMVFFVLTAGLSGTFSNLLIPLQIGARDMASGFMNMLSYWFFFVSAVLMVISLFVEGGPASSGWTIYPPLSALPQAIPGSGSGMTLWLISMAIFIVSSTMGSLNYVATVVNLRTKGMTMTRMPLTIWALFVTAIIGIVSFPVLLSAALLLIFDRSFGTSFFLSDIYLAGEVLHYQGGSPVLYEHLFWFLGHPEVYIVILPAMGITSEIIATSARKPIFGYRAMIASILGIAFLSTIVWGHHMFVSGMNPFLGSVFTFTTLLIAIPSAVKAFNYITTIWSGNIQMNPAMLFCIGFVSTFITGGLTGIILGDSTLDINVHDTYFVIAHFHLVMGISALYGMFAGIYHWFPKMFGRMMNKNLGYIHFWVTAVCAYGVFFPMHFIGLAGLPRRYYSNTAFPLFDEFYDVNVLITVFALVGSAFQLVFLWNFFVSIFYGKKAPQNPWRSNSLEWTTPVEHIHGNWPGELPVVYRWPYDYSKPGLPEDYAPQTMPYMEGEEQLHH
- the ruvA gene encoding Holliday junction branch migration protein RuvA, which gives rise to MIAQIQGRLIEKTPTEVIVDCHGVGYQINISLYTYSLIGTSENLKLYTFLQIKDDAHTLFGFIDKVERELFKLLISVSGVGGNTARNILSSTTPKELLQMIANADAKSIQRIKGIGAKTAQRIILDLQEKVLKLYNIDEVLPTINNTNADEALSALEVLGFVRKTAEKVVDAILKANPEASVEDIIKQALKKL
- the ruvB gene encoding Holliday junction branch migration DNA helicase RuvB, whose protein sequence is MNEHLDPTTQHFNQEEFDVEKKLRPLSFDDFAGQDGVLENLKIFVAAANQRGEALDHTLFHGPPGLGKTTLANILANELNVGIKITSGPVLDKPGDLAGLLTNLEERDVLFIDEIHRLSPIVEEYLYSAMEDFKIDIMIESGPNARSVQIHLNPFTLVGATTRSGLLTAPMRARFGIQSRLQYYSKELLATIIERSASILNVPIDLEAAIEIAGRSRGTPRIANALLRRVRDFAQIKGNGSIDIEISKYALNALHVDARGLDEMDNKILSTIIDKFKGGPVGLSTLATAVSENAETLEEVYEPYLIQEGFIIRTPRGREATELAFKHLGRSKSVGGLFDL
- a CDS encoding cytochrome c oxidase subunit II; its protein translation is MTSLLIVAIVVLLGIAIWQLTKIFDLTQVGSGPNDYSSQVANEKDNNVHGYITFAFLAFIYVFTIFCLVEYGSFPLMSDSASEHGKTVDNLMWISMGLIFFVQIVTQFLLHYFAFKGRGVKGRKARYFSDNDKLEAAWTIIPTITLTGLILYGLFAWNDIMFVDQEEEVINIEVYAKQFGWDVRYSGEDNTLGKANVRFIKGINVVGVDMADPNAQDDKMAKELHLPVGKKVVLKFRSQDVLHSAYLPHFRAQMNCVPGMVTQFAFVPSVTTEDMRTREGIVSKVNNINNIRAERSQELVAGGHEPLDPYTFDYLLLCNKICGASHYNMQIKVVVSKEEEFKAWLKELPTLAEQVAAENGAKEEEVTAPVETEVVTEAAETEAIAQVVQ